The Mercenaria mercenaria strain notata unplaced genomic scaffold, MADL_Memer_1 contig_2202, whole genome shotgun sequence genome segment TCCTTTTCAGTCAATTCTtatctttgtgtgtgtgtgagtgtgtcaCAGTGTTTAAAGATTCTAAGctcttatatttttcaaattgataTGGAGACCAAAATTATAATCacaattaggcctaaaaaattcctTGCTTCCggaaacatgctaaaaaaataatAGGGTAGATTGGtcagatttctttttatttgaattttttttattgagacttttcagcaattttttttttgtcaaaaaatgattacaaatcaAGGGATAAtgccagtaagttgatttctaacaccacTGACCATGTTtcaagcataaaaagtgaagttttgcaacttaTTGTTGAAAGTtcgaaaaaaaattctccaaggccttTAAAACATTAAGGGTTGggccaaacatttagggtaggtcgggataccggaaacaaacaattttttacgccttgaAAATAGCATTGTTCCTccaaaattcaaaccagaaaagaaactgaaatgttcactaataaaaagtaaaactcaTTTTAACATTGACCTCTTTTTAATTCAAGGCTTGATGATGTGGACCAGACTGAACAACCAAGCACTACCTCTACCTCTGTTCCAGATGGTAATGACATTGAGATAGATTTTGTAGATGAAAAAAATGAGGAAGAATTTGATGAGGAGTTTGATAGCATTATTGAAGCCATTTCACaggaggaggattatgatgaAGTTAAAATTCCGGACAATTTTTCAATAGATACTGTTTTACAGTcactgaaatatacaaatgttttcACAGAATCACAAATGAAAGTGAATCATATACTTGACAACATATGTATGCTGAAACTccaattatttgtaaaaaagcaattttCCAAACTTACAGAATTTGTTAAAGAACTTCAAATAGATGAAAATTCACCAAAAGCAATTCCCAACAGtgttttaactcttttttgtaaaaatattcatgaatattcaaCAAGTGCAGAATATAGATTGCAGTGTTTGGTTCTTTTTGAAACTGACAatactttttctcatgaacacATGCACATTTGTTTCAACATCTTATCAGAAATCAGGAAATTTCTAACAAAAGAAAAGGTTGATTTGTatgaaattagtaaaaaaaatattggagAGAGAAAAATAACAAACTCGTCTAGAGCAAGAGTAAGATATGTTGGAGGGTATTGTGTAAACAAAGTTAGGGCGAAGTATTTAAAGTCAACTAGAAGTCATATGTTTTCAACTTCTGAAGAAGGGCAGATTTTATACGAAGAATCACTTCAGTCATTGAATATTTTGAACAGCTTACGAGAGGAAGAAACAAACGTTATAGCGTCAACAAATGAGCCAGACTCCTTAATAGACATAGAGAGAAGGCAAAATTTACAAAGAGGTCTGACTAATATTTCGGATGAACTTTTCCACTTTTTTACAGAACTAACCAATCTCTGTCTGAATTCATTCATAAGTAAAAACTTGATAATTTATGGtgaaaatgtatttaatgaaTGCCTTTCAAAAATTTTAAGGAATGAAAGCATCCATGCTCAGTTTTTAAAATTGGTGTCCCGCAAATTTACACATGAATCTAGTTCTTCTTTacttctgaaaaaagaaaatgatgaagAAGAAATTCCTTTCATTTTAAACAGACTTGTGATATCTGCTGCCCAAACAAATGCAATTTTTGATGATATTGTTAAGACATTTATGATGGTTTTTTTAGCCCAGTTTAGAAAGGATGTGAAAGGAGCATATAAAGTTAAGAAAACAATGGCACATCGCAAACAAGTTAAAGTTTCAGAATGTAAAACAGACACTAAAAAACAaagtaagaagaaaaaaaaagatgctgAAACTCCTTCAACT includes the following:
- the LOC128552248 gene encoding lysine-specific demethylase 5A-like, with amino-acid sequence MQKLDDVDQTEQPSTTSTSVPDGNDIEIDFVDEKNEEEFDEEFDSIIEAISQEEDYDEVKIPDNFSIDTVLQSLKYTNVFTESQMKVNHILDNISQFRKDVKGAYKVKKTMAHRKQVKVSECKTDTKKQSKKKKKDAETPSTSTDLAVTIDTPSTSTVSAEIVLCKVCQLDHENDDWIQCDKCNGWFHRVCAGLKNTRWWKKYSAEGANWICKVCKKK